The genomic DNA CAGATCCATCTCCTGGTCTGCTAGGATGCTCCTTCCACCCTCGGAGAATCGCCGTGGGATTGTTCGCTGTGTGCATTGCAGCATTGCTGGCGTCGGGCCTCACGCTGTTTTTGGATTCGGGCTTGGTAAACCAGAATTGGGGTCGGATCTTGCTTTATGAATCACGGCATGATCGCTCAAATCTCACCGCGCAGCCATGCCATATCGAATGTGCCGAGGTGCCATGTGAAACCCAGTGGTCTGTAGGTTTTGATCCGGAGACACGAATAGAGAGGCAAAGCCCACACGGTTCAAGAATATCGACGCCCTGGTGAAAGCCGGTGGCGAGGTCACAATCGGGAGGATCGGGCCGGTACGCTGCGCTGCAACCGCCGCCGATGAAAACCAATCGCTCGCGATGCTTGTACGCCAACCTGAGGAGTCCTTGGAGGAACTACTTGACCGCCTCGACAGGGCAATTGTCAACGCATGGGACGAGGAGGAGTATATCGACGAGATCAATGGATAGCCGCTCTGAAGCGGTTCGAGTTTGTAGTGTCAGGCTGACCTTCGACAAGGATAGAGCTTCGGCATCTCCTTCTCCTCTAGGCATCGCCTTCCCAATAGCCCACTTCCCGACAGATAATCGAGACGGCGTCTGCGGCTACCGCGACTATCGCAAAAGATAGCGACACGGGAATCTATTAGCTGCTGAAGCGCGTTGGTTCTAGGAGATATCGTGAAACTCCTCATCGTGTGCATCGCCGCATTTCTTGCTTCGACACTCACATTGTTCTCCGGATTCGGGCTTGGCACGCTGCTGATGCCGGTAGTCACCCTCTTCTTTCCGCTGGAACTAGCGATCGCGATGACGGCCATGGTCCATCTGGCGAACAATCTTTTCAAGATCGGGTTGCTTGGACGAAAGGCGGATCGCTCTGTGTTGCTGAAGTTTGGGTTGCCTGCGATTGCGGCGGCCTTTGCAGGCGCTGCGTTGCTGACGTATCTGGGTGAAGCGGAACCCATTTATGAATATGAGGCATTTGGGAGCGATCAACAGGTATCGATCCTCAAATTAGTCATCGGCACACTCATTGTGTTGTTCGTCGTCTTGGAACTCTCCCCGACATTCGCGAAGACCGCTCTCGATCGCAAATGGCTTCCGCTTGGCGGTGTCATCAGTGGATTTTTTGGGGGGCTGTCGGGACATCAAGGCGCCTTTCGCAGCATGTTCCTGATCAAGGCGGGTCTGGAGAAAGAGACGTTTGTCGCAACAGGGGTTGTGCTTGCCGTTATGGTGGATATCGCCCGAATGGTTATCTACGGTGCAGATATGTCGACGCACGACAGGGCCATTGACTGGCCGTTGGTCATCGGCGCCTGTATCTCTGCCTTTACCGGCGCCTACGTCGGCACGGAAGCGCTCAAGAAGGTCACGCTCCGGTCGGCCCAGCTGGTGGTTTCGGCTTTATTGATTGTGGTTGGAGTTGGACTTATCACGGGTATGTTGTAACTCGTAATTGATCGTAGTCGGGCGCATATTGAGACTTGTCACTGGTCTGTTCCTTTCCGCTGTGCTAGAGTCGCGCTACTGGCGTATCCCTAAGGAGGCATTGCGATGAAAAATCATTGTGCGGTCGGTCTTCTGATTGTCCTAACGCTCATGGCAGGAACGGCTCAGGCCGAGGGTTTCTTTGATAAGATGCTTGACCGCACGGTAGACAGTGCTGAACGCAAGGCCCGCGATCGGGTGAACCAGCGCATCGACCAATCCATCGACAAGGCGATCAACAAAACGGAAGAGACCGTGCAGTGCGTCGCGACCGACCAGGAGTGTCTGAAGCGAGCCAAGGACGCAGGCAAGCAGGTCTCGATTGTCAATCAACCCACCCTGTCTGATTCAGCGAAGTGCGTCGTGACGGATACGGCTTGCCTCAAACAGGCCAAGGCGCAAGGGAAGAAGGTTGAGATCGTCGAAGAAGCTGAACTCGACACGCTACATTGCTCGGTGGCCGATGCCGAATGCCTCAAGCGCGCAAAGGCCATGGGAAAGAAAGTCGAAATCACCGATTGACGGGTCGATAATCCTCGTCCTCACTCCCTTTCCTCTTGCTTACACTGAGCCAGTTGACAGCATAGACAAAGCGCGAGTACGGTTTGCCATCAACGGAAAAGAGATGGGGCGGAACAGGAAGCTGCGAATTCGGATTGAGAGTTTGCGGCAGCGGATCACTGATCATCAGATCAAAATCGCCCCTCGAGCGTCAACGTACAACTCCCGACGTAAGCCTCATTCGGCATTGAAAGGCCGAGATCAAGGCGTGGGAGCAGACGGTCGGGCAACTAATGCGGCGGTTGAGGAAAGGAACACTTCATGATTAAGAA from Nitrospira sp. includes the following:
- a CDS encoding Uncharacterized UPF0721 integral membrane protein; this encodes MKLLIVCIAAFLASTLTLFSGFGLGTLLMPVVTLFFPLELAIAMTAMVHLANNLFKIGLLGRKADRSVLLKFGLPAIAAAFAGAALLTYLGEAEPIYEYEAFGSDQQVSILKLVIGTLIVLFVVLELSPTFAKTALDRKWLPLGGVISGFFGGLSGHQGAFRSMFLIKAGLEKETFVATGVVLAVMVDIARMVIYGADMSTHDRAIDWPLVIGACISAFTGAYVGTEALKKVTLRSAQLVVSALLIVVGVGLITGML